In one window of Mucilaginibacter auburnensis DNA:
- a CDS encoding DinB family protein: protein MKKLSLLFFVLAMACTTAFAQITKEQNIAEWTRAKAYTKAYLDAMPADGYAFKATPDVRSFAQQMLHLAGANYMFSASAAGKTPPAETAKLDETVPQTKEAVTKAVLASYDYVIDIIKSIPAEQMSQEVTFFNMKATRGLVLAKAFEHQTHHRGQTTPYLRLKGVTPPQEMLF from the coding sequence ATGAAAAAACTTAGCCTTTTATTTTTTGTACTGGCCATGGCCTGTACAACAGCCTTCGCGCAAATTACCAAAGAGCAAAATATTGCCGAGTGGACCCGCGCCAAAGCTTACACCAAAGCGTATTTAGATGCCATGCCTGCCGATGGCTATGCTTTTAAAGCAACACCCGATGTGCGTTCTTTCGCGCAGCAAATGTTGCACTTGGCAGGCGCTAACTATATGTTTTCGGCGAGTGCGGCAGGCAAAACACCTCCGGCAGAAACTGCTAAATTAGATGAAACAGTTCCGCAAACTAAAGAGGCGGTAACCAAAGCTGTTTTGGCCAGCTACGATTATGTAATAGATATTATTAAAAGCATCCCTGCCGAGCAAATGAGCCAGGAGGTCACCTTCTTTAACATGAAGGCCACCAGAGGCCTGGTTTTGGCAAAAGCTTTTGAGCACCAAACACATCATCGCGGTCAGACAACGCCTTACCTGCGTTTAAAAGGTGTTACGCCACCGCAGGAAATGTTATTTTAA